The DNA region ATGTCCAATCTTACAAGTTGTGAAATACAATAACAGCTCGTGAGAAGGAGTATCCGCACTTCCAGCTTCCCAACCGTTCTCTATACATATGtatcaacaaacaaaagaatgcAGAACATCATGATGTTGGTGCTAGAtcagaataaaaatatacatgtatatatctATAAGCATATTATACAACACCTGTATTGTCCACAGACGGATGTGCCTTATTCACCCCTGGCTCATTTTCAACTATTCTGTGTGGAAATCCATTGGATGAAGAGGTCGAGTGAAGACCAGGCTTCATAGTTGCCTTATCCTGTTGAGTGAAAAAGAGACAAACtaacttatgtttttaatttgtccGATCTCATGGAACTATGAGGGTGGGATACATACTGGCCTCCAATTTGCATTCTTGCCGGCATTGAAACTCCTTAAAAAATTTCTAAGTGCGATACAACTTAAATGTCATAGTCAAGTCCATACATAAATCTAATTCAATAAAACCATATTACTGGGGGTTTAGTCAACTAAAAACTATACAGAGAAGCAATGTGAATGATCAGCAAGTTCGGCGGTAGATATAGAAATAAAGTGCAGAGCAGAAACCATAAAGTAACTCCGATTGAGCCATgggaacaacaacaaaccaaaaaaaaaaaaaaactgcccCCTAGTAATTGTAGGGATAAAAAGcataaaacttgaaaattgGTGTTCTATCCCCTAACCAAGCATTTGAAGCCCATAAGGCCATAACTGTTCTGTAATGAGAAAAACACAGATTTAAAAAGGTTACATTGAACGTGATTCACTGCTacgaacacacacaaaaaaattgactTGATACATCAAACAAAGAAATCATTACTCTCAGCTCCAAATCCAATACAGAGCACAACAGATAGAAACCCTTAATCAACCAACTAAATCACCAAATTCTCAAACAAGTTCCTCAGGAATAAGTAAAGCTGAAGGCGAAAAAAATATCAGAATCTGAAAATATAACAGAGAGACTTGGGAAAATAATATTTACCTCTCAATAAAGCTGGAATCAACAAACCAgcctttaaaataaaacaatgctAAGATGAGACGACGGTGATAATTTCCACCGCGgcgaatttagggttttttcccGGACAGAGTTAGGGTTTACCGGCGAGTTGCGGAGAGAATCGCGGTAAAGGAGTCACCAACAAATCAAATCTCCAGAgaagagattttgatttgatcCTTTTTTAAAGCAATGAGCAAATTCAGGGAAGAACATAAGACGAACAGAAACAGATCGGTTTGGTCGACGCGAGGGGTATATGATCTCCTACGCTACGGAACAGCGTATCATTCAGTTATTGGGCCGTTTCTTATGATCCATTAACTTTTTTAACCAACTAATATCTTTAGTaaaaacaagaatttttttttaaaaagataatatctttttttgtttgttaaaaaaaatataatatctttaGAAAAACTATCTCGAAATTTTCTGCATATATTCTAGagatatacattttttgtttttgttaattgaaaattttaatcagtatatatatatatatatatttttaacagcattttagttaattttttcttgtaagtgtttaaatatttaaaaaaaaaaaaatctaaagtaCATGGCCATTGGCACATTCAAACAAGAATAATTTTTACATTAAACAGAAAGTGACCTTTATATTGACTTTTGAGAAGGCATGATATGTCTTGCGCCTGATGATGTGGAAGTTGTACTTGGAGTTTTAATAAAACtcataattaaatcaaaaggCTTGAACTTTCGAGGAGAATAAAAAGATGGGTAAGAAGTATTGTGAGGTGTAGGTGGGGAACAATTCTAcaagaatttatattataatcatcgctttttgaaattttaacgtTAAGGCTTAGTTGCACGCTCTATCATTATAGTTTCATCGTTTAGAGTCTTTAGACTTTAGAGCAAATCATTTCACACCTTTTATCaattttatagaaaacaaaGTCTTTTATAGAGTAATGTGATTGGCGTTAAGAGAAAATTTATGtgtttattaaatgtttttctgaTTCATAAACTTCACAAAATGCTCATTTTGGAATTAATTTCTCCTCTGATAATATTATTCACAAAATGCTCGTATCTTTTTGCATTATATTATGTATGTAAATAAGATTTACGTGACTGTtacgattaaaaaaataaatttaatcgATTTAAAGTAGGCTAAATATAGTTCAACAGTGCAGTTAACAATGCAAGCAAGTAAATCAATCTAACATCTTTTTAAATCTACCTTGTtaacatttaaaatcataaGCAAACAAGGGTAAAAAGAACATAAATAGTCCAAATATTTTGAATGATGTTATATATAGTTAACGGTAATAAATATAGTTCAACAGTGCAATTAATATTTTCCCGTTGTgtacaagtttttttctttttatttttgttgtctttttggttatataaaaaaaatcattaataaaagaGTGGGGCATGTGACACAGAGGATCAATAAGAAACACAGTAGACCACACTCTTCGTGTTTTGCAGTGTCCAACGAACTCAAAAAGCCCAAATCTCAaagcttttttctctttcactttttcCCCAAATCCGCAGATTCTGCTTCTTCAGCTTTGTGTTTCTAcagtgtgtgagagagagagagagagaaagatcgaTACTTTGACACTGCTCTCATTCTCTCTGTCGCTTTGAACCAGACgaagaagcaagagagagagagataaagagagttTAATGCGAATTAATGGGTTTGATCTACAGATCTGTGTGCCCTAATTTGTCTCTGGCGTAACGGTCATATTTTACCCGGTTTCAATTTGAGCTCTTCATCGCTGCGTTACTGTGATCTCGGAGCCTTCTTCCAAGTgtaagtctttttctttttttttttccctctttagTATCTGCACTGAGCAAGAATCgtgattttgggttttggagTCTTTTCTTAATTCATAGTTTTGATCTGGGTTTTGCtcaaaatgtgattttttttctgggttaATGATCTCAGGAATATTTTAGGGCTCGTGTAGTGTGAAAGAGATGCTGACGTGTATAGCGTGCACGAAGCAGCTTAACACCAACAATGGCGGATCTACTCAacaagacgatgaagaagatggagttaTTGGGACCCCTAGGACTAAGCAGGCGATTAAATCACTGACGTCACAGGTAGATTAGTCTTGTATCTTTCCGAGTTGGTTCACTTTCATGGATTGTTTGGTTCAAagagaaaatgacaaaacaaattaaaaaaagacatAGACTCGTGGTTTGGTAGAGACTTGACTCCTAGTCTTAATctgtatttctttcttttgagtttttatgaTTAATTCTTGAAACATTTATTCCTCTGAATTGTCAATTACTCTCTTATCTGTTAGTTTTTGTCAAAGCATGTGACTCTTGTACATATGTGACTACTGTTTCATTTCAGCTAAAGGACATGGCAGTAAAGGCTTCAGGGGCATACAAAAACTGCAAACCCTGTTCCGGGACATCAAACCGGAATCAGAACCGAAACTATGCTGATTCAGATGCTGCTTGGGATTCTGGAAGATTCCATTATGCATACCAGAGAGCTGGGACTGCAAGCTCAACTCCAAAGATTTGGGGGAAGGACATGGAGTCCAGGTTAAAAGGGCTTTCTAGTGAAGAAGGTACACCTACGCCCATGAGTGGCCGAACAGAATCCATAGTGTTCATGGAAGAGGACGAGGCCAAGGAATGGGTCGCGCAAGTGGAGCCAGGTGTTCTCATCACATTTGTGTCATTACCTCAGGGAGGGAATGATCTAAAGAGGATTCGGTTCAGGTAATTGTTTCTAGCCAATATTGAACTGAATGTAATGTCGTGTGTTTACCAATTGATCTGCTTTTGCTATATTATTACAGCGTGATAGGTCTTAATTCTTGATCTGATTAGTTTTCTTGTCACATCCATGAGTATTACAATTGTCCAGCGTGATAGGTCTTACTTCTTGAACTGTTGCTACTTGTGTTTTTTGCTGAGTCAATTGAAGTCCAGATGACCCTGGGCTTAAAGAAGCCTTTGTCTGTCAATGGTTTTCACGCTATGTTGAAATTAAGAAACACTAGGCTCCATATTACCGAGACTAGCTTGAAGCTTCTGTCATGGTCGTCAAATATGGATAGTTTGTCCCCAAAATTGGTATATCTAGCTTTTGGAgattgtttgtggtgtgcagatGCTGAGTTTTTGTATTACATGTCAGACACGTTCCCCTTTGTTGCTAAGCTAATAAGAGTTTGGCTGATTCAAGGCTTGATGGTGATGTTTTAAAATCGCTACATCTTGCAGTCGTGAGATGTTCAATAAATGGCAAGCTCAAAGATGGTGGGCAGAGAATTTCGAGAAGGTTATGGAGTTATACAATGTGCAGCAGTTCAATCAGCAGAGTGTGCCGCTTCCAACTCCTCCTGCATCCGAAGATGAGGTAATGCTATTTCACTATTGAACgctcaatttttttaaatgactaTCACAACCAAAGCTTTATGTGTTTTATCTCTCTTTAGGTTATACAATGTTACAACTTTAAGCTTCAATAATCAAAATCATGTACTTAGGTCCTAAATAGATTGTTTGGAACAACCTTGTTGTGCCAGGGGTCGCAGATCCAGTCCGCAAAGGACAGTCCTGTAACTCCACCCCTGGACAGAGAGCGACCTCGCAGCAATATTCCAGGCTCTTCTGGTATTGCTTCAACACCAAAGCTCTCTAGCATCAGTGGAACCAAGACTGAAACATCATCAATTGATGGTTCTGCTAGAAGTAGCTCAGTAGATCGATCAGAGGAGGTCTCAGTGAGTAACGCAAGCGACATGGAAAGTGAATGGGTAGAACAAGATGAGCCTGGTATCTACATAACTATCAGAGCTTTACCAGATGGTAATCGCGAGCTTAGACGTGTTCGATTCAggtacataacacaaaaacctaTTGTACGTGCTATATTACATAAATACATACCACTCTCTTTCTCAACATTGAGGACAATGTTGGTTTATTTTGCAGCCGAGACAAGTTTGGGGAAACACATGCGAGGTTATGGTGGGAACAGAACAGAGCTAGGATACAACAGCAATACCTGTGACTTGATAGATTTACTAAGTGGAGCAGCTACAAGACAAAGAACATTaacaaaacactttttttttctataattgtAACTTAAACAAATACTTTCTAGTTTTTTTCTCAATGACCTTGGTCCTTGCTTCGTGttggatattatttatttttagagaCCTAATTCTATAGGACAAAATTTGTCTCTCAGTAAGTCTCTATTGTTAACatgaaaaaagtgaaatatgagataatatatgaatataatataaGTTATTCCAATCATCAAATTGGGGGGAAGAAAATGAATTATCATTTATCATTCGAAGATTAATGCAATCGTCTCATATGCAGTTCTAAAGTGTCTTTCACTCGCCACAGCGTGGTCCAATGGCGAATGCACACCATATGAGGTTTGGACATGGTGGTAATGCTGGCCTCGAGGTtgctccatctccatctccagTTGAAGTCGATGCCTAGCTACCAGCAACCACAGATAGGTGATCTTAACTAGCCAGCAAACTTCTGAACAAAATCTAACATGCTTACTTGTTGAGAGAATCATAACAAACTCTACTTATTCCTGTATTCAATGCATAAATGTCTCAGTTGTCTATGAATAGCTCTCTCTTTCTAGCTTCTATATCCTCTCTTGTTCTACAGACACTGCTTCAGTATCGAATATTGGAAGGCAGAACATAGTTTAATTCTCTGGGCCAAGTAATGCGGTCCTGTCTCTATTAAGTCAAAATCAAATGGGAAAAGCAGGAAGAGAATTTTATAATGCATGTGCTTGGTCGTTTGAGTGTTGTGCTTCTTTTGGAATACTCTGTTCTTTTTTCTCCTATTTTAGCCATGAGAGGGTTTTGGGGATTTGGGGTGAGAGCTACTGTTATTTTGAGTGATGTTTCGTAGAAAAGATTGTGTTGTCATTGTTCTTCTTTGAGTTCTGTGTCACTCTTTTGTGTGCTTTTCTTGGGATCCCCAAAACATTTCTTTCATATACTCTCCCGAATTTTCATAAAGAACATTGGTTCTTGAGCTTGACCCAACTTTCTTCTGCACTAAGAATATGAACGCCACTTTAAACAAACGTTGTTAATTAGTTTATGAGTTGATTAACTCATTGATtgctttggtttctttttgtataaCTTCATGAGTTGATTAACGTTAATGACTATGACAACATGCCAAGAAGAATCtaattgatgatgttgttgacaTTTATGGAAACTTAGGAGTTACTTTATGAAAATGGTCTAGAATCTTAATCAAGTGCCTAtttgtttcctctctctttttttttttacccttttggtaAATGATTGATCTCTATGGGCTTCTAGTTCCTTGCCTTAAGTGATTTAATTTGGAGTAACTAATACTCTTTTCGCTTCATCGTtcacttgttttcttctctgtaATGATGTATTAGGAATCATAGGAGTCAAAGCTAACAATTATAAGACTTATTACTATGGAATCAAGGATTGACAAATAAAGTGTTTTTGAGAATCCTAAAATTTGTTGTGtttataaacttattttttactCATCAAGAATGGTTGAGAGGCCTATAGAGTATATAGACTAGGGTAGTAGAGTTCATCAATTAGGGGGTTTATGATCAGATTATGTGACATTCTCTTTAAATATGAagtctgtttttaaaaattagcaGATAATGATGGGAAATTATGCTCTACTGACCCCTAGCCTATATCCTCCTTAAGGAGCAAAgctgtttgtcaaaaaaataaaataaataaaaaaggagcAAAGcttaaaatggaaaattaagtCTTATACACAGTCGTATCTATTAATTTTTCTCTTACTTTGTAGAAATTAAGTAGAAAGTGTTATGATTGGTTTGGTAATTATAGAACCCCTAAACCCTTAACTTGTTGAAGTTTTCTTATGAATTGcttattgttataattttgtCTCTCAAGTTATCAAAATGGAATCTCTTTTACTGCATGCACAAACTCAATATAATGAGAAACTGTCATTTTCTTGTAACAGCAGTCCGCACATGCATGCAAACTCTGCAACTCAGAATTTTTGTGGGTTTCCAATAAAAATGGAGAACATATTATAGATCAGCATAGCTTAGAGTTATAGGTAAAAGTGAAACTCgatgaaaattttaattctttaatataaacataaactGTACTATGTATATCTGTGCTGACTATATTACTTTCAGCTAATGGaacaaacttataaattatctGAAATAAGTGAATATGAAAATGAAGTTCTTGTGTTTTCAGCATGTTGTAATGTACGTTACGCATATATCTCAAAGATATGTTTTGTCGAGAATTCAATATATAAATGtctgtttgtttatataaaagcCAAGTAAAGAACAGCAAAAGTGTACGAGGATGGGTCCGGTTTAAAAGTAGGTGTTATGAGTGGGAAGTTTCGTCGATTCGAAGGGACGatcattttgcatttttttataaatacaataacTAATTTATTTGACAGAATTTTCAAATTTGCCAAAAatagttaatttgtttataacaaaataattatcaaatcaaaaaaaGTTAGCAATTTCCCTCACTTGACACGTTAAATGTTGGATTTAATGGCCAACCATCTCGGACGTACACATCTGAATTTGTAACAAATTATTCCATTTGAACTTTTATAATAGTAGTAGcttccttttaaaaaatttatcttGCATTATTTATCCctagtttctcttcttttggagtatatttttagatatttcttgtctttttccttgtatttcttttttatttgggttgtaattgtttttttttttaaattgaatttgatatttaatttcaatgaaaatcatcagtttatttttaaaaaacttttatagtAGTATTGTATATAAAGGAATTTATCAATCAAACGTTTGGAAATAATCTAAACTAATATACTCTTATCTCTAgttctagtgtttttttttttttttttttttNATAGACATGATAGAAAACTAATCTCAAGACTTAGCCCACGAGAGTAATCATTTAGCCAATGAGCACCATTTCTTTTTGAACATGCTCTCATTCTTAACT from Camelina sativa cultivar DH55 chromosome 3, Cs, whole genome shotgun sequence includes:
- the LOC104778357 gene encoding protein Brevis radix-like 3, giving the protein MLTCIACTKQLNTNNGGSTQQDDEEDGVIGTPRTKQAIKSLTSQLKDMAVKASGAYKNCKPCSGTSNRNQNRNYADSDAAWDSGRFHYAYQRAGTASSTPKIWGKDMESRLKGLSSEEGTPTPMSGRTESIVFMEEDEAKEWVAQVEPGVLITFVSLPQGGNDLKRIRFSREMFNKWQAQRWWAENFEKVMELYNVQQFNQQSVPLPTPPASEDEGSQIQSAKDSPVTPPLDRERPRSNIPGSSGIASTPKLSSISGTKTETSSIDGSARSSSVDRSEEVSVSNASDMESEWVEQDEPGIYITIRALPDGNRELRRVRFSRDKFGETHARLWWEQNRARIQQQYL